Proteins found in one Pocillopora verrucosa isolate sample1 chromosome 12, ASM3666991v2, whole genome shotgun sequence genomic segment:
- the LOC136277525 gene encoding LOW QUALITY PROTEIN: DNA-directed RNA polymerases I, II, and III subunit RPABC2-like (The sequence of the model RefSeq protein was modified relative to this genomic sequence to represent the inferred CDS: inserted 1 base in 1 codon), translating to HFAHSRKRPRPPTRITTQYMTKYERARVLGTRALQISMGAPVMVELEDQTDPLQIAMKELKARKISIIISXYLPDKSNEDWGIDELIVTE from the exons CATTTTGCCCACAGCAG AAAAAGGCCAAGACCACCAACAAGAATCACCACACAATATATGACAAAATATGAGAGAGCAAGAGTATTAGGAACTAGAGCTCTACAGATAAG TATGGGTGCCCCTGTTATGGTGGAACTTGAAGATCAGACAGATCCTCTACAGATAGCCATGAAGGAActcaa AGCAAGAAAAATCTCCATTATTATTA GATATCTTCCAGACAAAAGCAATGAAGACTGGGGAATAGATGAACTTATAGTCACAGAATAA